ACCTGCTTCTGGCCTTTGAGGGTGAGCAGGGGGATGCTGCGTGCGGCGAGGGCCTTGGAGTCGATGTGATCGGCGCCGGTGGTGGCGGTGGCGATGAGCTTCAGATGCACGGCGGTGTCCAGCTCTGCCTGACGCAGGGGCACCTTCATGGAGGCATCGAGAATGGCGTGCACCTGAGGGAGCAGGGGCAGCACGGCGGCGGGGGTGGTCTCCGGGGCGAGGACCTGCCAGCCTGCGCCGAGGGTGGTGGTGACGGCGGCGGTGCCAGAGGCGGGACCGAGATAGAGGGCGGAGAGGACGGTGGACATGGATTAATCCAATGGTTTTACCACGGTGATGCCGTCGCGGGTCATTTTTTCCGAGCGCTTCTTGAGCCAGTTTCTGAAGCTGCGCTTTTTCCAGCTGCGGATGAATTTGGAGACAAAGTCCTGACCCTGCGGAGGGCAGGGGCGTGGCGAGGCGCTCAGCGGCACGTTTTCACGCTTGAAGAAGTCCAGGGTGGAGGGTTTCCAGAAAAGGCCCTTGATGGACTCCTGGTAGGTCAAGAGCGGCGTGCCTTGCGGGCCGATGTAATAGTGACCGCTGTGGTCTTCGCGGGCGAGCTGCTTGGCCCTGCTTTCCGCCTGCCAGATGTTCATGCCGGGGGCATTGGCGACGGCCTGCAACTGAGAGGCGCTCCACATGGTGGCGTTGAGGCCGACGCAGGGCGGGTCTGGCAGGATGGCGTGCCAGGTGGTGCCGGGGACGGGGGTGCCGTGCTTTCTAAACTGATCAAGGCCGAGGTAGCGGGCGCCGAGCTGGCGGAAGCGCTGCACGGCTTCCAGCACGTCTCGGGTGATGACGGGCTGGTTGAGGAAGAAGTCGTCCAGCAGCATCAAGAGCACATCTCCCGGGACCTGCGGCAGGGCGGCGCGGAGGTTGTCCCCCCACTGATGATCGTCTCCCACCTTGATGGTGTGGACGCGTGGATCGTCGTAGCTGAGGTGATTGGACAGCAGGTAGATCGGCGCGGGAATGTCGGGCCAGTACTTGAAGAGGAAGTGGAAGAAGTAGGGCCAGGTGTCAGAGTAGAAATCGCACGAGGGCACGACGAGCGTGAAGGCGCTGTCCTGCGGAGTATCTGTCATGGTGGCGCGGAAGGGTTACTCAATGACGCAGTAGCAGGTGCGCGAGGTGTAGGGCAGGCGGCGCAGGGAGATGTTTCCGAGGCCGAGAGCTTCCATGACGGCGAGTGTCTCGCCGGGGGTGGCGTGCTCGTTGAGTTCGTCGAAGCCGAGCACGCTGCCTTTGGTGAGGCGGGGCTTGAGCAGTTCGAGGCACTTTTTGGTGGGGGCGTAGAGATCGAGATCGAAGTAGGCCAGCGCGACGATGGTCTCCTGATGCTGCTCGAGATAAACGGGGAGGGTTTCGCAGACGTCTCCCTGAACGAGTTCGAATTTGCGGATGTGGCTGAGGGGATTTTCCGCCTCATGGAATTCCAGGATCTTGGTGAGGTATTCCTTGTAGCCGTCGGTGACGGAGTAGCCGCCTTGGCGCATGATGCCGCCGTCGCCGTCCTGGTTTGCGGTGTGGGGGAAACCGGCGAAGGTGTCGAAGGCGATGATTTTGCGATGACGATGGAAGGGCTCGTAGATGCCGCGCAGGGCGGCAAAGGTGGCGACGTTCTGACCCCAGCGGGTGCCGAACTCCATCACGACGCCTGGGAGCTCGACGATCTTCTGGTAGATGAAGTCCATGAACTTCAGGCGCGCCCAGGTCTTGGAGCTGAGGAAGAGGCCCATGTTGTCCATGCGCTCCTCCGGCGGGATGGGGCAGTTTTCGATGAGGCTGGTCATCGCCTTGCGGCGTTCACGCTCATCGGCGGAGGCGAAATTGACGACGTTGAATGAATCGCTCATGGAATGGCTTTAGGGAAACACTGATTTAACACCGCGAGAGATTGGAAGACCGCAGAGAATACATTCAGAGTCTGAGTTTTGTGACGTGCAATTCTGTGCAGTGAGTTTTGTTCAGCGCTTTCTCAGCGGTTGGGGGACCAGACGATGAGCGAGTGGCCTTCGATGAAGAAGCTGCCGCTGTGGACGCGCTGCTTGCGGTGGATGGTGAGCCTGCCTTCGCGTTCGAGTTCTTCGAGGCGCGGCAGGTAACCGCGGAGGTAGTTGCGCTTGTTGGAGTACAAGACGGAGAGCTGGTCGTGGAGGTCGTCTTTTTCGAGGACTTCGTCGATGGGCTCAAAGTGGACGACGAGCTCCGGCTTTTTGCGCAGCATGAACTGGATGAACTCCTCATGGCGGGGGCCGACCTGCTCCAGGGCGGCGACGCTGTAGGCGACGCTGTTTGGCAGGAACTCCAGCGTTTCGTCGGGGTGGTAGAAGTCGAAGTTGCGGCCTTCGAGGTTTGGGTCGATGCCGCTGGCGGCCATGCCATTGAGGATTTTCTGCGAGGCGGTGGTCCAGTCGAGGCCGACGAGACGGGCGGTGGGATTGATCTTGCGGGCGCGCAGCAGGTGGTAGCCAGGGCCGCAGCCGAATTCATAGATGCCGGCGGCGTCCTTCATGTAGCGCTCCATGGCGTACTCGACGAGGAGGCAGATGATGCGGTAGTCGAAGGATTCGGAGACTGGACGCACCCAGCGGCGACGCCAGCGTACGATGGGGTGCTTGCCAAAGTAGAGAGGCACAGCGGCATCAGGATTGCCGGTTTTGCAGAAGATGTCGAAGTTTTCGCCCCAGCCGCGCTCCCAGTCGCCGATGCGGTGCTCGCCAGCGACTTTGATTTCGGGATTCACCAGCGCGCGGACGGCTTCGAGAATGTATTGGTCGCGTTCCTGGGGGGTGATTTCGGTGAAGCGCAGATCGAATTCGGCGAGGCGCTGTTTGAGGCGCTCGCTGACCGGCTCGCCCAGGATGGCTTCGAGGTCGGCGGGCTGGATGGTTTGGACGGTCATTGGCGGATGTTGGGATAGTTGGCCTTGAACCACTCGACGCTTTTTTCGATGCCTTCGTCGAGGGGGGTGAACTGGAAGTCGGGGAGGTAGCGGCGGAGCTTGGTGGTGTCGGAGGGCTTGCGGAACTGGCCATCGGGCTTGGTGGGGTCCCAGATGATCTTGCCGGTGAACTTCATCTTATCCGCGACGATTTCGACGAGCTCCTTGATGCTGCGCTCGATGCCGGAGGAGAAGATGATGGGATCTTCTTCGCGGTAGTGCTCCAGCGCCCAGAGGGCGAGCCGGGCGATGTCGTCGACATAAACGAACTCACGGAGGGGGGCGCCGCTGCCCCAGGCCGGGAGGTCAGCGCCTTCCTGCTGGCGCAGGAAGCAGCGGTGAATGAGGGAGGGGATGACGTGGCCGCCTTCCAGCGCGAAGTCGTCGCAGGGGCCGTACATGTTGGTGGGGATGGCGACGATGAAGTCGCAGTTCCATTCCTTGCGGTAGGCGGAGCTCTGAACCTCGAGCATGCGCTTGGCATAGGCGTAGCCAAAGTTGGAGGGATGAGGTGCGCCGTTGTGAAGGTTTGTCTCCTTGAGCGGGTATTCCGTCTTGTCTGGAAACACGCAGGTGGACATGAAAGAAATGAGGCGCTTCACGCCGGTTTTACGGGCGGCTTCCAGGACGTTGAGGTTGATCAGGATGTTGTGCCGGAAGTATTCGCCGGAGTGCACGCTGTTGCTGCCGATGCCGCCCACCACGGCCGCGCAGTGGATGACGTACTCGGGCTTGTGGGTGCGGAAGAGGGCGGCGGTGGCCTCAAAGTTGGTCAAATCAGCATCTTCACGAGTCAGATACACCGCACCTTCCTCGCCCAGGAGACGGCGAAGCGAGGAGCCCAACATGCCGGCGCTGCCGGTGACGAGATAACGAGCCATAGATCAATCACGCAGCCGCTGGTTGTTCCCGGCGGTGCCATGCGATGGTTCTACGAAGTCCCTCGTCAAAGTCAACGTATTTAAGGGGGCCGAACTCCCGCTCGTACAGGCCCATATCCAAGCCTACTTCAGCAGGTGCTCCTTCGAGCGGCCGGGCTGTTTCCGGCAGGCGGACCGGGACACCGAGCTGGGCACCGATTTTTTCCGCCACTTCGCGGATGAGCAGCACGCCCCTGCCGCCCACGTTGTAGATGGGCTCCCTGCCTTCCAGCACGGCGCGCAGCATGATGCGCACGGCATCTGGCGCGTAGCAGTAGATGCGGCGGGCATCGCCATGATCCATCATGGTGATCTGTCCCTGCCGGAGGGCTTTTTCGATGAAGGTGTAAAGCACGCGGCGGTCATGGGAATGAGCGCCGGGGCCATAGGCAAGGGCGAGGCGTCCGGAAACGGCATGAATGCCGCTGGCGCGCGCTGCATTGCAGGCGGCCTCTCCGCAGCGCTTGCCCTCGATATAGCAGGCGCGGGGATGGGTGGTGTTGGTGGTGCCGATGCGGTCTTCGCTATTGGGCTCGCCAGCGGGGAGGCCGACGTAGAGCTCGCTCGTGCTGACGAACAAGAAACGCCCGCCGGAAGGGACCTTGTCCAGCAGATCGAGCGTGGCTTCGGTGTTGAGGCGGATGGTTTTGCCGGGGTTTTCCAAGAAGCGCCCTGGCTGGCCGTAGCCGGCGGCATGCAGGATGACCTCCGCCTCGTCCAGGCTGCGGCGAAACGTGGGGTCGGTGAGGTCTCCGCGGCGGATCGAGATCTGCGGATGATCGAGCATCTCGGCGATCACACCGGTCACCGGGCTTTGAAAGGTCACCTGAAGGCGCAGTTTGGAGCCTTCGTCGATGAGGCGGCGAAAAGCGGCGGCCATGTGAATGCCCACGACGCCCGAGGCACCGGTGAGGAGCACGCGGCAGTCCTGCAGGGGTTCGCGGGGGACGCCCTCAAGGGCGATGCCGGCATCTTCGTGGAAATAGGAACTAGACATGGAGGAGCTCGTCGTAGCGGGCGCGGATGTCCGCGGGAAGCAGGCCGCAGGCGCGGTCGTGGTAATCGGCGTGGCCGTAGGAGGTGAGGAACTGGCGAGGCACGCCCATGCTGCTGAGTGCGATGCGTTTGCCACGCAGGGCCTGTGTGATGCTGGCGGTCAAAGTGCCTTCGTAAAACGGCTCCACGCAAAGGATGCGTCCATCTCCGGCGTGCTGCTGGAGGGTGGAGGCATCGAACGGGGTCACTGTGGTGTAGTAGAGGATGGTGGCGTCGGTGCCGTCGAGGGCTTCGAGCACACGATCGAGGAAGGGGCCGACCGTGACGACTGTGGGGCCTTTGCCGCTGCGAATGACTTCGGCTTTGCCAAAGGTCACAGGAAGAGCGCTGCGATTGGAGCGCTCGGAGAGGCGGTAATAGGTGGGGTGACCGCTGGCGTAGGTCTGGGACATGAGGGCGTCCAGCTCGGACGGATGTCCCGGCACGATGATCTCCACACCGGGCACGGCTTGCATGAGGGACACATCCCCGGGGCAGTGGTGCGAGCAGCCGAGGGCCGCATAGTCGTAGGAACCGCCGACGGAGACGAAATTGCCGCCGAGCTGCTGGTAGCCAAAGTCCACCTTGATCTGCTCGAAGGCGCGTTCGACGACGAAAGGCGCGATGCTGTGAAAGAGCGGGATGAAGCCTTCTTTGGCGAGACCCGCGGCGACGCTGACGGTGGCCTGCTCGAGAATGCCGATGTTGAGGACCCGCTGCGGGTGTTTTTTGAATGCGTTGCGGAAGGCGAAGACGCCGATGTCTCCGAGGAGGACGACGACGCGCTCGTCTTCGTCCAGGAGACGTTCCGTGGTGGTGACAAACTGCTTTCTCATGTCAGTTGGGCCAGCAATGCCTCCAGTTCTTCCGCCTTGGGGGCCTTGTGATGCCAGGCTGGATTGTTTTCCATTTCTTTGCAGCCATGTCCTTTGATGGTGTTGGCGATGATGGCGCGCGGCACGCTGCCGCCACGAGGTTCGAGAGCGGCGCGGATCTGCTCATGGTCATGGCCGTCGATCTCGGTGGTTTCCCAGCCAAAGGAGCGGAACTTGGCGCTCAGGTCGCCAAGCATGAGTGCGCGGTCGCCAGAGTGGTTGTAATCCACGATGCAGGTGAAATTGCCGAGCTGGTGGTGAGCTGCAAGGAGGGCGGCCTCCCAGACGGCCCCTTCATTGCATTCGCCATCGCCCACGATGCAAACGACGCGAGAATCGGAGGCGCGGATTTTCAAACCGAGGGCCATGCCTGCGGCCATCGGCATGCCGTGGCCGAGGGAGCCGGTGGAGGCCTCCACGCCGGGGACTTTACGTGAGTCGGGGTGGCCGCCGAGTCTGCCGCTGGAGGAGGCGAAGGTGTTCAGCTCCTCTTTGGGGAAGAATCCGCGCTCTGCCAGGATGCCGTAGATGCCGAGGGAGGCGTGTCCTTTGCTCAGCACAAAGCGGTCGCGCTGCGGGTCCTGCGGCCGGGCCGGGTCGTGGCGGAGGATGCCGTGATAAAGCACATAAAGGATGTCGAGAATGGAAAAAGCGCTCGCGATATGCCCCTCCCCGGCGGTGCTGGCCGCGCGGATGATGTTTTCACGAATGCCTCGAATTTGGGCTTCTATACCAGGTTGATTCACTGTGGCGGATACAAAGCCAGCGTCTTTCATGCGGCAAGACGAAATCGCGACTGAATGGCTGAGGTGACCTCGGCCACGGAGATGGCGCTCATGCATTTGACGATCTGGGTCTTGTCGCAGGCGAGCTCGGCACCACGCACGGCGATGCAGGCGCAGTCGCGGTGGAGGACGGTGTGCTGGTCGCCAAAGGGCCGCCAGCGCCTGACCTGGGAGGGGCCGAAGAGGATGAAGGCGGGCACGCCCACGGCGGAGGCCATGTGGGAGGGGGCGGAGTCCATGCCAAAGAAGAAGCGGGCCTGACGCATGAAAGCGGCGAGGTGGCGCAGGCGCATGTCTCCGAGGCGGGAGAGGCAGGGCTGGCGCACGAGGCTGACGATATTGCGCGCGCGTTTAAGTTCGTCGTTGGAAGGGCCGCAGGTGACCACGGGCTGCCAGCCCTGGGTGGTGAGCCAGTCGATGACCTCGGCCACGCGCTCGTCGTGCCAGCATTTGAAAAGCCAGCGCGAGGTGGGATGGACGACGACGAGTTTTTCCAGTGAAACCTGGTTTGCCGCCAGCCAGTCGCGTGCTTCTTGATCTTCAGCTGGCGTGGGCGGGAAGTCGGGATGGATCTCGTAATGCGGGATGCCCATGCGTGTGAGGAACTCGCGCTCGTGCTCCATCACGTGGTGGTTGCGGTCGGGCTTGCCGCCGTAGTCGGTGAAGATATGGGGCTTGAGCTTGGAGCCTGCGGTGACCTGGATGGCCCAGCGGCGGCTGGCGCGGCTGAGGGCGGCGTACCACATGGCGCGGTCGCTCCAAGTAAAGTCCACCACGAGGTCGTAGCCGCCGGAGGCCACGGCGCGGGCGACGCGAAGCTCATCGCGCACACGGGCCAGGCCCTTCAGTTTGCGGGGGGATTCGATGACTGAATGAATCCAGTCAAAACCAGCGATGAGGTCGCGGCTGCCGGGGGAGACGATGACGTCCAGCTCTGCGGTGGGAAAGGCCTGGTGCAGGGCGCGGAAGGCGGGCACGCCACAGATGACATCGCCCAGATGCTTGTTCTTGATCGCGAGTATGCGTTGGGGCTGCCAGGAACTGCTCACGGTGTGTCGCGTTTGAGCCTTGCCGCCTCGGGTTGTTCCAGAAGGCGGTCCAGCAGTGTGATGAAGCGTTCTTCCGGGAAATGCCAGTTGCCGCGTGAGGCGACGTTTTCGCCCGAAATAAAGGAGATGGCCTGATTGCCGCACATGCGTGCCAGCTGGGTGCCATGAGCCGAGGAGTAAACCTGCTGGGTGGTGGTGCCCGGGACGAGCATGGCCAGCAAGGTGTTCTGGCAGAAGAGCACATTGCAGAGGCCCTGGCCGATCGGCCCCATGACGAGAGGTGCAGCGCGGAACATGCCGATCTGGTCGGGCAGCGAATGTTCGCCCAGGCGTATCACATCGACGGGGCCAATTTTGCTGCGAAGGATTTCCACGATGCGCTCTTCATTGAGCAGTTGTTTGTCAGGTGCATCACGCCGGGTGACGAAGAGCGGGCGGCCGGGGCCGTCTTTGACCGGGTAGCTGGCGGCGCAGTCTGAAAGCTCGGCGTAGAACTGAGGCGGGCAGAGACCCGGCTTTCCATACAGATTGGGCACAAAGATGAGGTCATCCACCTGCATGGTGCCGCGGGTGCCTTCGATGATTTTGGATGGATCCAGCCCGGCCCAGGTGATGTAGCGTGCCTGCCAGCGCGAATGGCCGGGAGCCACGAGCAGGCGGTAGTCCGGCAGGGAGCGCAGGTAATCCCGTGCCGCCATGAGACGTGGCAGATGCTGAAGCATGAAGTGGCCGCGGTTGTCGTGATTGCGGCCTGTCAGGTGAAAGACGGGGCCTTTGATCCGGGTGGCTCCGAGTTTCAAAGGGCGTGAAATCTTCAGCTTCTGCAGGTCGTAGGGCTGCACCCAAGGGGTGAAGAGGCTGCCATCCTTGAGGAAGACCTGCCCCTGGTCTCCGGTGAGCCAGACATCACGCAGCCGGTATAGTTCGGCGGCGGGCCAGTCAAAATCAAACGTGGCGTTTTCAGGTCCGTTGACGCGGATTTCCAGGGGGTTGGTATCACTGCGACTGCCAGCCGGGATCATGACGCGGTGCTCCTGCAGTCCGGCCGCCGTCTCTCCCTCCGCCGTCTTCAACCTGCCTCCTGCCAGTCTAAGGGCCAGATTGTATGCATCAAGGATGCTGCGGGAGACGGATTTCATGAATGCGGGCCATCTCTAACGTGAGTGATGGGGGTGTGCAAATCAAATGCCCTGGGCAGCGGGCAAGGTGTGTGGTAGGCTGTAAGCGTGTGTGCGGAGGAGTTTGAACGAGGATGTGAGAATGCGGGCGGGGCGGCGTGGACTGGCTTTTTGGTTGAAGACGAATGACTCCTAGTGTTTGGGTCATCTCATGATCATTTTGCACAATCTCAACAAGGCTGACGCCAGCCCTGCTGCGCGAGCTGTGCCGCAGGTGCCGGGAAAGGGCTGTCGGCGATGAAGGTGGCGCACGTTTTCGTGACCATGCCGGTGGGCGGTGCTGAGGATCTGGTGCTTTCCATCATCAGGCATCCCACGCCAGAAGGGCGGGCAGAGGCCGTGTGCATTCGTGACCTGGGAGTGGCGGGTGCGGCAGCCGTGCAAGACGGCCTGCCGGTGACGCTGCTGCCTCTGCTGAAAGGAAAGGGCAAGCGCTTCAGCCCGGCGGCCGTGTGGAAGCTTTCCCGCTGGCTCAAGCGGGAGCGTTTTGAAATGGTGCACACACAGGTTTACAATGCCCACGTCTATGGCGTGCTGGCAGCCTGGCTGGCGGGCATTCCCTCGATCATGCACCATCAGAAGACGTTCAACCGTGAACGCCGCCGCCGGTGGTGGACGATGCGGGCGCTCTCCTGGCTGGCGGCCAGACAGGTGACTCTGTCCGAACAGACGCGCGGCGATGTGATGCAGGCGCTCGGCGTCTCCGCTGACAAAACCGCCGTGCTGCCGAACTTTGTGGATGGCAGCGTCTATACACCACCGCAGGATCGTGCCGCACTGCGTGCCAGCCTGGGGCTTCCCGTGGATGCTCCGCTGGTGGGCGGCATCGCCTCCCTGAACTCGCAAAAGAACCACGCCGCCACCGTGCGCATGATGCATGGCTTGCTGCAGCGGCTGCCGGAGGCGCGGGGGCTGATCTTTGGTGAAGGGCCGCTGCGCGGTGAACTGCAGGCGCAGATCGACTCTCTCGGAATCGCCGGGCGTCTGACGCTGGCGGGCAACAAGCGGCCGGTCGTACCGTGGCTGCAGGCGCTGGATGTGATGCTGCTTCCCTCCACGTGGGAAGGCCAGCCGCTGGTGATCCTGCAGGCGCTGGCCTGTGGTGTTCCCATTGTTTCCAGCCGCATCGAAGGAAACACAGCCGTGCTCGGCGAGGATGATCCCGGGATGTTTGATCTGGGCGATGACGCCGGCTACACAGACCGTGTACATTCCATCTTGACTGACCCCTCGTTCCGCCTGTCTGTGGTGCAGCACCAGCAGCGCATTCAGGCGGCCCAGCCTACGTTTGTGGATTTCCTGCGCCAGCTTGACTGCATCTATCAAAAAGCCGTTTCCGAAGGCTGATCCTATTTTCTTTTCTCATGTCAACACCGCTAAGCAAAAGTGAAATCGCCGAGGGCTATGATGAGATCGCGGAAAAACTCGCGATGTCTCCCAAGTTTTACCGTTTGTGCGCGAGTCTGGCAGCGCCGCTGCTGCCTGCACAGGGTGCCGTGCTGGACATCGGCTGCGGCCAAGGCTGGCAGCTGGCTGAAATTCGCAAGCTTCGTCCTGAGGCCCGTCTTTTCGGCATGGACATCTCTCCCAAGCTGGTAAGCCTGGCACGCGAACACGTCCCCGGAGCGCAGGTGGAGACTGGAGACGCTGACAAGCTGTCCTATCCTGCGGACTCCTTTGACGTCGTCGTCATGACGGAGGTGCTGGAGCACCTTTCCGACCCTGTGCTGGCACTGGGCCAGATCCGTCAGGTTCTGAAATCTGGCGGCTGGATGCTCATCACCGTGCCGAATCGTGACTGGTTCCGCTATGAGTGGTACCTGAACAACCGCCGCCGTTACCAGCCGGTGGATGATCAGTGGTACCGTGTGGCGGAAATCACGGGATTCATTCAGCAGGCCGGCTTTGAGTTGAAACGGATTACCGGCGCGGAGAATTTATACTTTGGGGGCGGTGTGCCGAGATTGCTGGAAAAGCTGGCGCTCAAGCTCTGCCCGCCTTTGCAGCGGCGGATGAAGCGTGCGCTGTATCTTGCCCGCAAGCCTTTGGCTTCCTAGCCCCACCTCTGGATGGAAGACCCACTGAACCAGGAAACATATGGTCTGCTCGACAGCGGCGGCGGACGCGTGCTGGAAAAGCTCGGCGCGCTGGTGGCATCGCGCGGCTGTCATGCGGCGTGGTGGCGGCGCAAGCTGCCCGCTGCGGAGTGGCGCAAGTCGGTGGAGCTGAAGAAAGAGCTGAAGGAGCCGATGAAACTGCGGATCGGCACGCTACGCTTTCTGCTCTCAGCGCAGGGTGGCGTGCGTGTGCTGGCACCGGAGCTGCAGGAGCTGTGGGCGCAGACCGGGCAGATGTGCGCGGCTTTTACTGAGCAGCAGAGGCGACCGGCGCGTGTGCTGAACCTCTTTGGCGGCAGTGCAGGCGGATTCACGCTGGCTGCGGCACAGGCGGGTGCGGCGGTGGCGCATGTGGAGGCCTCTGCGGATGCCATCAAGCATGCGCGCGAGCATGCAGCCATCAACACGCTGGCGAATCGTGACATCCGCTGGGTGGTGGATGATCCGGTGAAATTTGCGCAGCGCGAACGCACGCAGGCGGGGCGCTATGATTTGATCATCGTGGACCCGCACACACCGAAGGACGCCAAGCGCGGCTTTGAGCTGGAGCGGGATCTGGGCGCGCTGCTGGCGACAGTGAGCGGCCTGCTGTCTGACAAGCCGGTGGGAGTCCTTTTGTGCTGCAGGCAGGGAGCGGTGTCTCCCACCACGCTGAAGCATCTGATGCGGCAGGAGTTCAGCATTTTCGGCGGCAGTGTGGGCGGCGGAGAGATCCTGCTCAAAGGGGCGGAAGGCGTGCCTGAAGTGCCGTGCGGCGTGTATGCCACGTGGCGCAAAACGGCGTGACCGAGGCGAAGTGAAGCAGAGCCAGATTGTCGGGATGGCTTGAAGGTATTTGAATATACCTTCAGTGGCGGGCTGTGAGCGTGGGAGAACCTTTGAAGCTGGAAACGTCAGGGATGCGTTGATCGGCCAACCAGTTTCTTTTCGCAAGCCCATGAAAATCAGTCAACAGGTCCGTTCAGACTCAGGAGTTACCCTGGCTGAGCTGCTCGTTGTGATTCTGATTCTAGGGATTCTGGGTACGATCGTGGTGCCCAACATGGGGTTTCTGACGGTGGAAGCGGACAAGGTGAAAGACAAACGCAACGCTCAGAACATCATGCTGGCCTACAGCACCGGAGTGGCGGCGGGAGTGAGCTGGCCAGCAGGAGATGTAGCCACGCAGGTGGCGGCCGTGATTGTGGGGCGGAAGCCAGCGGGGGGACCGATGGCCCGCATGACGTTTCAGTCGGCGGTCGGTGTCGATGATGTGGCGGCCACGTATCAATATATTGGAGTGCGCAGCACCGGGGAGCTGTATTTTGACTCGACAGGCGGACAGAGCACGAGCGGGCACTGAGAAGACAGAACGAGATAAGCTCAACTCAGCGTTAAAAGCTGCGTGTGGCGGCGTTTGTAGCTGCTTCATGAAATACTCCGTCTTTTTTTCCCTGTCTCTGTGGGTGGTGGCTGCGCAGGCGCAGCTCAGCCCGAATGGCGCCACGGCCTCGTTTAAAGGCAGCCTGCCGCCGAAGCCCACGGCGGCGCTTTCCGCCGAGCAGGAGGCGGGCCTGGCCAAGGAGCTGGCGGAGGTGACTAAGGCTTTTGAGGCGGTGAAGAATCACCCCCGTGCGGCGGATGCGGACATCTTTCTGAAGGCGGTGCGCTATGCGCTGGAGTTTCACGAGTGGTATGACAAGAAGCCGGAGGACGGGGTGAAGAAGGCCACCGCTTTGCTCGAAGAAGCGAAGAAGCGCATCGCAGCACTTGGCAAAAATGAAACGCCGTGGATGAAGGGCAGCGGGCAGAAGGTGCTGGGGTACTACTCGAAGATCGACGACTCACCGCAGCCGTATGGCGTGGAGATTCCTGAGGGGCTGGAGCTGGGTGCGGGCAAAAAGCCGGTGCCGATGTGGATCTGGCTGCATGGCCGTGGAGACACCGCCACGGATCTGCCGTTTGTGTATTCCAGGCTGATGGCGAAGAAGCCGGGGCAGTTTCAGCCGGCGGGGACGATCGTGATTCATCCCTTCGGACGCTACTGCAACGGCTGGAAGAGCGCGGGGGAGACGGATGTGTTTGAGTGCCGGGATGATGCGATCTCCCGCTTCAATGTGGATACAAACCGCGTGGCGCTGGCGGGCTTTAGCATGGGCGGCGCGGGGGCGTGGCACATGGGCGCGCATTATCCCGACCAGTGGGCCTGCGTGCATACCGGCGCGGGCTTTGCAGATGTGAAGCGCTACCAGAAGCTGACACCGGAGAAGTACCCTGTGTGGTATGAGCAGGCGATGTGGGGCGTGTATGACGTGCCTGACTATGCGAGGAATTTTTTCAATGTGCCGCTGATCAGCTACAGCGGCGAGGTGGATGCGCAGCGTGACTCCGCCGAGTACATGATGGAGGTGCTGGCGAAGGAGGACATCCACCCGCCGCATCTCATCGGCCCGGGCATGCCGCACAAGTATCATCCCGAGACGATCAAGGAAGTGCAGGCGTGGATCGAGAAGGCTGTGGCGAAGGGGCGCGATCTCTTCCCGAATGAAGTGCACATCCAGACCAAGACGCCGTTTTATGGCCGTGTGAAGTGGCTGAACCTGCACGGCATGGAGGAGAGCTGGAAGGAGGCGCGGCTGGATGCGAAGGTGGTCGACGGGCAGACGATCGAGATGAAGTCG
This DNA window, taken from Prosthecobacter vanneervenii, encodes the following:
- a CDS encoding glycosyltransferase family 61 protein, with amino-acid sequence MKSVSRSILDAYNLALRLAGGRLKTAEGETAAGLQEHRVMIPAGSRSDTNPLEIRVNGPENATFDFDWPAAELYRLRDVWLTGDQGQVFLKDGSLFTPWVQPYDLQKLKISRPLKLGATRIKGPVFHLTGRNHDNRGHFMLQHLPRLMAARDYLRSLPDYRLLVAPGHSRWQARYITWAGLDPSKIIEGTRGTMQVDDLIFVPNLYGKPGLCPPQFYAELSDCAASYPVKDGPGRPLFVTRRDAPDKQLLNEERIVEILRSKIGPVDVIRLGEHSLPDQIGMFRAAPLVMGPIGQGLCNVLFCQNTLLAMLVPGTTTQQVYSSAHGTQLARMCGNQAISFISGENVASRGNWHFPEERFITLLDRLLEQPEAARLKRDTP
- a CDS encoding prolyl oligopeptidase family serine peptidase → MKYSVFFSLSLWVVAAQAQLSPNGATASFKGSLPPKPTAALSAEQEAGLAKELAEVTKAFEAVKNHPRAADADIFLKAVRYALEFHEWYDKKPEDGVKKATALLEEAKKRIAALGKNETPWMKGSGQKVLGYYSKIDDSPQPYGVEIPEGLELGAGKKPVPMWIWLHGRGDTATDLPFVYSRLMAKKPGQFQPAGTIVIHPFGRYCNGWKSAGETDVFECRDDAISRFNVDTNRVALAGFSMGGAGAWHMGAHYPDQWACVHTGAGFADVKRYQKLTPEKYPVWYEQAMWGVYDVPDYARNFFNVPLISYSGEVDAQRDSAEYMMEVLAKEDIHPPHLIGPGMPHKYHPETIKEVQAWIEKAVAKGRDLFPNEVHIQTKTPFYGRVKWLNLHGMEESWKEARLDAKVVDGQTIEMKSQNVTRIVFYPPPQVRKGGGKIKVVIDGTTLQLKAGPVAPKFETFMTPGPKVAGAFCRLIKENGVWRDFGNAEPFQHDSPAGGKPGAHPGPMDASFLKRFLVVLPDGKSSSAAVDAWVEAESAHFIQRWKSLMRGDTRVVKASEIADIYEAGKTQSLILWGTPESNSCIKKLAGDLPVKWDAQKVAMAGQSYDAKTHVPLMTYPCLKSPGFEAVINSGLTFREAHDKTNSLQNPKLPDWAILDITQPPSAEAAGKVVAADFFDDRWQVKKK
- a CDS encoding class I SAM-dependent methyltransferase, producing MSTPLSKSEIAEGYDEIAEKLAMSPKFYRLCASLAAPLLPAQGAVLDIGCGQGWQLAEIRKLRPEARLFGMDISPKLVSLAREHVPGAQVETGDADKLSYPADSFDVVVMTEVLEHLSDPVLALGQIRQVLKSGGWMLITVPNRDWFRYEWYLNNRRRYQPVDDQWYRVAEITGFIQQAGFELKRITGAENLYFGGGVPRLLEKLALKLCPPLQRRMKRALYLARKPLAS
- a CDS encoding class I SAM-dependent methyltransferase; this translates as MEDPLNQETYGLLDSGGGRVLEKLGALVASRGCHAAWWRRKLPAAEWRKSVELKKELKEPMKLRIGTLRFLLSAQGGVRVLAPELQELWAQTGQMCAAFTEQQRRPARVLNLFGGSAGGFTLAAAQAGAAVAHVEASADAIKHAREHAAINTLANRDIRWVVDDPVKFAQRERTQAGRYDLIIVDPHTPKDAKRGFELERDLGALLATVSGLLSDKPVGVLLCCRQGAVSPTTLKHLMRQEFSIFGGSVGGGEILLKGAEGVPEVPCGVYATWRKTA
- a CDS encoding type II secretion system protein, whose amino-acid sequence is MKISQQVRSDSGVTLAELLVVILILGILGTIVVPNMGFLTVEADKVKDKRNAQNIMLAYSTGVAAGVSWPAGDVATQVAAVIVGRKPAGGPMARMTFQSAVGVDDVAATYQYIGVRSTGELYFDSTGGQSTSGH
- a CDS encoding glycosyltransferase, with amino-acid sequence MAHVFVTMPVGGAEDLVLSIIRHPTPEGRAEAVCIRDLGVAGAAAVQDGLPVTLLPLLKGKGKRFSPAAVWKLSRWLKRERFEMVHTQVYNAHVYGVLAAWLAGIPSIMHHQKTFNRERRRRWWTMRALSWLAARQVTLSEQTRGDVMQALGVSADKTAVLPNFVDGSVYTPPQDRAALRASLGLPVDAPLVGGIASLNSQKNHAATVRMMHGLLQRLPEARGLIFGEGPLRGELQAQIDSLGIAGRLTLAGNKRPVVPWLQALDVMLLPSTWEGQPLVILQALACGVPIVSSRIEGNTAVLGEDDPGMFDLGDDAGYTDRVHSILTDPSFRLSVVQHQQRIQAAQPTFVDFLRQLDCIYQKAVSEG